In one Brassica oleracea var. oleracea cultivar TO1000 chromosome C9, BOL, whole genome shotgun sequence genomic region, the following are encoded:
- the LOC106318196 gene encoding uncharacterized protein LOC106318196 — protein sequence MAFDQKLKKRLKLSSLKSNSSYKGSSRSSPRRSDDDDDTTPRNSSKTKFSYVKKKRVYATKAELTEHHNHVNEVPRTMWAASKTKQRSSSSLKTTNDAAKAARGMLKTKSPRGDDGTRKQTYRKRDDLDKNGDVSRRKSSDVPSYKAKKQAFAEKKDDGLDSQENQPRKRKRIRLDPYDTSNKRIDDDVVLDVSRKEKKKNDKEKKSVELSQNAQFRAIQPSQSILSYVEENLLGRRRLTELKKAGYNTELPAPLDNIPQSTSTERERIEESLFRNKLEFFAAANVSSSFPPPDVPEIAFAGRSNVGKSSLLNALTRQWGVVRTSDKPGLTQTINFFDLGPKVRLVDLPGYGFAYAKDEVKEAWEDLVKEYVSTRSSLKRVCLLVDTKWGMKPRDQELINLMERSNTKYQIVLTKTDVVFPMDVARRAMQIEEKLKANRSIVQPLMMVSSRSGAGIGSLRTALAKIAKFAKF from the exons ATGGCTTTTGATCAAAAGCTCAAGAAAAGGCTGAAGCTTTCATCTCTCAAATCTAATTCTTCTTACAAAGGAAGCAGTAGATCCAGTCCTCGCCGAAGTGATGATGATGATGACACAACCCCTCGGAATAGTAGTAAAACTAAGTTTTCGTATGTGAAGAAGAAGAGGGTCTACGCCACTAAGGCTGAGCTCACTGAGCATCATAACCATGTGAACGAAGTTCCACGTACGATGTGGGCTGCTTCAAAGACAAAGCAAAGGTCTAGTTCTAGTTTAAAGACCACTAATGATGCTGCAAAAGCGGCTAGAGGGATGTTGAAAACAAAGTCACCGAGGGGAGATGATGGAACTCGAAAGCAAACTTATCGGAAGAGAGATGATTTGGATAAAAATGGGGATGTGAGCCGGAGGAAAAGCTCTGATGTGCCGTCTTATAAGGCTAAGAAGCAGGCATTTGCAGAGAAGAAAGACGATGGTTTAGATAGTCAGGAGAATCAGCCAAGGAAGAGAAAGAGGATACGTCTTGATCCCTATGATACCTCGAATAAGAGAATAGATGATGATGTCGTTCTTGATG TAAGCCGTAAAGAAAAGAAGAAGAACGATAAAGAGAAGAAGAGTGTAGAACTGTCGCAAAATGCACAGTTTCGTGCAATTCAGCCTAGTCAGTCGATCCTTTCCTATGTGGAAGAAAAT CTGCTGGGACGTAGACGCTTGACTGAGCTAAAGAAGGCTGGCTACAACACAGAGCTTCCTGCTCCCTTAGATAATATCCCTCAGTCTACCAGCACTGAGAGAGAGCGTATAGAAGAAAGT TTATTTAGGAATAAGTTGGAATTCTTTGCTGCTGCAAATGTTTCATCGTCATTTCCACCTCCTGATGTACCTGAGATTGCATTTGCAG GAAGGTCAAATGTTGGCAAATCTTCGCTGCTAAATGCTCTTACCAGACAGTGGGGTGTTGTAAGGACATCTGACAAACCAGGACTGACTCAG ACCATCAATTTTTTCGACCTTGGTCCGAAGGTTCGCCTTGTTGATTTACCAGGCTACGGTTTTGCCTATGCAAAAGATGAAGTTAAGGAAGCTTGGGAAGATCTT GTAAAGGAATATGTCTCAACAAGAAGTAGTCTTAAACGGGTGTGTCTTCTTGTTGACACCAAATGGGGCATGAAGCCAAGAGACCAGGAGCTTATTAATCTGATGGAGAG ATCGAATACAAAGTATCAGATAGTCTTAACCAAGACAGATGTTGTTTTTCCAATGGATGTGGCACGTCGAGCAATGCAAATCGAAGAG AAGTTGAAGGCAAACAGATCAATTGTCCAGCCTCTG ATGATGGTGAGCTCAAGGTCAGGAGCTGGCATAGGAAGCTTAAGAACTGCACTTGCTAAAATTGCCAAGTTTGCAAAGTTCTAG
- the LOC106318198 gene encoding uncharacterized protein LOC106318198, with product MCPLRLILIFLSATLAGFFVLKKLNTSYDDPLADPLAEADPVDADSDSNSRFSKVGTAMKSGFWTCVDMASGRYLWNHLCSNSDKSS from the exons ATGTGTCCGTTAAGGCTGATCCTCATATTCTTGTCGGCGACTCTTGCTGGCTTCTTTGTCCTCAAGAAGCTCAACACTTCCTACGACGATCCTCTCGCCGACCCTCTCGCCGAAGCTGATCCCGTCGACGCTGACTCTGACTCTAACTCCAGATTCTCTAAG GTGGGAACGGCAATGAAGTCTGGATTTTGGACATGCGTTGACATGGCAAGTGGCCGCTATCTCTGGAACCATCTCTGTTCCAATTCCGACAAGTCTTCTTGA
- the LOC106318197 gene encoding CBL-interacting serine/threonine-protein kinase 10 — protein MENKPSVLTDKYEVGRLLGQGTFAKVYYGRSVHTNQSVAIKMIDKDKVMKVGLMEQIKREISVMRIAKHPNVVELYEVMATKTRIYFVMEYCKGGELFNKVAKGKLRDDVAWKYFHQLINAVDFCHSRQVYHRDIKPENLLLDDNENLKVSDFGLSALADCKRQDGLLHTTCGTPAYVAPEVINRKGYDGTKADIWSCGVVLFVLLAGYLPFHDSNLMEMYRKIGKGDFKAPSWFAPEVRRLLCKMLDPNPETRITIAKIRESSWFRKGLHMKQKKMEKRVRETNPLEASAAGPSENGGRVTEGNNTDQPTSINAFDIIASSAGFDLTGLFGDVYDKRESRFTSQKPASVIISKLEEVAQRLKLSIRKREAGLFKLETSKEGRKGKLSMDAEIFQVTPTFHMVEMKKSNGDTLEYQKLVKEDLRPALADIVWVWQSDKDEQLIPDSNQETEQHQQQEEEERL, from the coding sequence ATGGAAAACAAGCCGAGTGTCTTGACCGATAAGTATGAAGTCGGGAGGTTGTTGGGTCAAGGTACTTTTGCCAAGGTGTATTATGGAAGGAGTGTTCATACTAACCAGAGCGTTGCCATCAAGATGATCGACAAGGATAAGGTTATGAAAGTTGGCCTCATGGAGCAGATCAAGCGAGAGATATCTGTCATGCGGATTGCTAAACACCCTAACGTTGTGGAGCTATACGAGGTCATGGCTACGAAAACGAGGATCTACTTCGTTATGGAGTATTGCAAAGGTGGGGAGCTCTTCAACAAGGTTGCCAAAGGGAAGCTGAGAGACGATGTTGCTTGGAAATACTTTCATCAGCTTATCAACGCCGTTGATTTTTGCCACAGCAGGCAAGTGTATCATCGTGACATAAAGCCCGAGAATCTGTTGCTTGATGACAATGAGAATCTCAAGGTTTCTGATTTCGGGTTAAGTGCTCTCGCTGATTGCAAGAGACAGGATGGTCTCCTCCACACAACTTGTGGCACGCCTGCGTATGTTGCTCCTGAAGTGATCAACCGAAAAGGCTATGATGGGACAAAGGCAGATATTTGGTCTTGTGGAGTAGTTTTGTTTGTTCTGTTGGCTGGTTATCTCCCTTTCCATGACTCTAACCTGATGGAGATGTACAGGAAGATAGGAAAAGGAGATTTTAAGGCCCCAAGCTGGTTCGCTCCAGAAGTACGGAGGCTGTTGTGTAAGATGCTGGACCCTAACCCTGAAACTAGAATTACCATCGCAAAAATCAGGGAGAGTTCTTGGTTCAGAAAAGGTTTACACATGAAACAGAAGAAGATGGAGAAACGAGTCAGAGAGACTAATCCCCTGGAAGCTAGTGCTGCAGGTCCAAGCGAGAACGGAGGAAGGGTCACGGAGGGAAACAATACAGACCAGCCTACAAGTATAAATGCGTTTGATATAATTGCGTCGTCTGCTGGGTTTGATCTGACAGGACTGTTTGGAGATGTGTACGACAAGCGAGAATCTAGATTCACATCCCAGAAACCTGCTTCGGTGATCATATCTAAGCTGGAGGAGGTGGCGCAACGATTGAAACTGAGCATAAGAAAACGAGAAGCGGGTCTGTTCAAATTAGAAACTTCGAAGGAGGGAAGAAAAGGAAAACTATCGATGGATGCGGAGATATTCCAAGTGACGCCGACGTTTCATATGGTGGAAATGAAGAAATCTAACGGAGATACTCTAGAGTATCAGAAATTAGTGAAAGAGGATCTTAGGCCTGCTCTTGCAGATATTGTGTGGGTTTGGCAGAGCGACAAAGATGAGCAGTTAATTCCTGATTCAAACCAAGAGACCGAACAACATCAACAACAGGAAGAAGAAGAACGATTGTAG